CAACCCTTCTCAAAACCTGGTTCCTAATTAATCTAATAGATAGAAATATCTTTTACCTCTTTAACGTATGTTTTTAAGATATCCATTGTGATCATAAATTTTCAAGAATCTGATGTTACAGAGTTTCACATAATGGCTCGAGAGGTTATGTTCGTTTGTAAGTTGCTATCATCGACAAATAACAACAAACAATCGAATATTGCTGCTGTTATTCGTTTAAATGTCGATGTTATTAATGTTTAGTTGTTCGTTTAGTGATTAAGGTTCATACAAGGACAAGGACAAACAACAATTTAGTAATGAATCTGGTGGGTTTTAGTTGACTTAAAAGCCCATTTTTGTATTGCCTTTAAACCCATTTAGTATTACCAGAGGGGAAAAAACCTATCAGACCACGTGACCTATTTATAAGCGAACTTAGGGTTTCCTCTTGTACCCTAAACTCCACACCGAAACCCGCCGCCGTCGCTTTCTCTCACGCACGAAAGATGAAGACGATCTTGTCATCTGAGACGATGGACATCCCCGAAGGCGTCGTCATCAAGGTTCACGCCAAGGTTATCGAAGTCGAAGGCCCACGCGGGAAACTCACTCGTGATTTCAAGCATCTCAACCTCGATTTCCAGCTCATCAAAGATGCCGTCACTGGCAAGCTACAGCTCAAGATCGATTCGTGGTTCGGATCTCGCAAAGCCAGTGCTTCCATCAGGACTGCCTTGAGCCACGTTAGCAATCTCATCGCCGGTGTCACTCAGGGTTTCCTTTACAAGATGAGGTTTGTGTACGCTCATTTTCCGATCAACGCTTCGATCTCCGGTAACAACAAGTCTATTGAGATCCGTAACTTCCTTGGGGAGAAGAAGGTTCGTGTCGCACTTCTGTTTTGCTTGATTTGATAGCTTTTGTCTTTTGTTTGGTAATGTAATGAAATGGTATGAACAGGTGAGGAAGGTTGATATGTTGGATGGTGTTACCATTGTTCGGTCTGAGAAGGTTAAGGATGAGATTACTCTTGAGGGAAATGATATCGAGCTAGTCTCTCGGTCATGCGCTTTGATCAACCAGGTACTCTCTGCTCTTCTTGATGCTAAAATGAAAATGGTGAATGTATGAAATGGGTTTCTATAAATGGTTATGTTTTTCCATTGTATGATCACTTTGGTCTCATATTATGAGATGGATGTCTACATAATGTTGTTTATAAACTAAGAAAAATGAAATGTAATGGTGTTGAATCTTGATTGCGATGTGGTTGGTGATGTTTTGCATTGTAAGCAGCAGTCTTTTTCCTTTGTCAACAATATTCTCATCTTGCTGTTTGTTTGATTTTGTAGAAATGCCATGTGAAGAAGAAGGATATCAGAAAGTTTCTTGATGGTATCTATGTGAGCGAGAAGGGCAAGATCGCTGTTGAAGAATGAAGGCAGTATGGTGGAAGAGTGATATAGTCGTCGTAGCTTTCTGTTAACTTCTCGTATGGGTTTGTAGTTTTGATTCCTTTGGACCAATTGATAATGCAAACTCATTATCCTTTATGTTTGGGTGTTTATTTACCATGTTCAATTTAAAGTTTTTGAGACTATCTTTCTTCTTTACTTGGAATTGGTTTTGAGTTATATGCTGTTTTATTCAACTTCAAAGAATATATACTTTCTAGTTTCCTCATAAGAGTTGAGATCCAGTAAAAAACTAATTTTAAGAATATATTCGTTTAGCTTCCTAACCTTGATTTTCTCCAACAAGATCTGTTTATCTCAACAAAACAGGAGATATAGAAGCATTTGTAGAGTTGTGTCAGTCAAATAGGAAGCAAAGCAAACATTTTGTTTCGATGCTTAGGGTTCATAGACTACTGTATATAGATATTCAACTTTACTCCCAAGTCTCCACGACTTTCCCTTGCTTCAAGGTATATACACAACCCTCAATACTTTGTGTATGCCTCCATTTCCATGTACTTAAAGTCTCTTAAAAGCCAGTGGTTTCCTTGTTAATGACGAAATGGTTTGAACTATGAACACAGTTCCATAAAACATAGCTTCTAAAGGGAATCAATATCATTTTTAATCAGGTTTCTCTTTAGTATGTACTAGTGGTATTCCGGCGCTACGCGTCGGGTTCGTATGTTTTATTACAACTCATTTTATGGTAGTTCAAAAGTATGAAAATGAAAATTTATTGAAAGAAAATGATATTTTTATGATCCATTTGATAGTGGTTAACGACCGTACTTATTTTGAAGTTGCTTAGTTTAAAGTGTAATAGCATAAGTGGTTGTGACTAATCGATTCAATAAAAGTAGAATAAAAAGCCAATAGTCGTAACAAAGTTAATTAAGTTGGAATTTAAACATGAAGTAAAATTGATGTTTTATTTAAAGGTATGTAATGAAGTTTTGTTTATATATTTTTCTTATTTTATTTTTGGTAAGAAATCCATTATGACAATGGACCATATTACGAAATGAGGAAAAATATTTATATATTTTATTTTAAAATTAAAATGAAAAATAAAAAAAAAGTAGTATGTAAATGAAACTAAAAACTGGAACATAAGAAACACATTTATAAATTATAATAATTCTGAATCATATATGACTTTTCCTATATCTGAGCCAGCTTATATTTGTACGAAACCATTGATCATTGCAGCGGAAATGTAACATATGGTCAGAAGTAAGAGAGCGTAGATAGGTTTCATTGTTAACTTCAAACCACTATTTATGTAATTTAATTATGGACATTTGTAAGTAGCTATTTTGATTAGTTTGAAAATTTACTATTGTAGTTGCTATTTGTGTCGAGGCGGTTTCCCTTTTAAGAAAATGAGATATGATTGCATCATGAAAACCATAGAGATTATCTTATGGTGAATGCTGTAGGATTTTATAGGAAATCATAGGAAATAATGTATTTTCGCTAATATGTTTGGTGGTATAGTGCATCTTCGGATATGTTATTTATTTGACAAAGTGAACATATACAAATAGTTTTGGTAGAAGATAAATAATGTATTTTTTGTTGTTAAGAACATAAAGGTTACCTTATCGATGCATTAATTGAAGCTATAAAGTTTGTATAAGAGTCCATAACATTTTATAAAGATCTATAAATATTTTACAAAAGTTAATAAATCATTTGTAAAGTTTATAAATCATTTATAAACTAATCTGAGATTGCATAAAGTTTTGAAAAGTACCTTTCAAAGTCACTTATATGTCATCTTATCTATTAAAATAGAAGTCATGACTTATTTCATGTGTGATATTTTGAAATGGATCTTTTACTAGAATATTATTTATATCATTTTTGTATGTGTATAGTAAAATCTTAACAATATATTTGATTCTCTTATTTATTCCCATCAATATATAACTAACTCAATATTAACTATTACATAAATGTGATTGTTAACCATTAATTTGTTATTTGATATCATGTATCTCCGTGAACGCTTCTTGATGGAAGCCTGGAAGAAAACTTCAGAATCAACAAAAACATGATGCTGAGTTCACGAGGAAGTTCACAACGAACTTGGTGTCGAATTGAATTGGATTTGAGGGATTAAGCCTCTGGTCATAGTAAGGTAGCGGAAACCATCCAGCTGCCGACGAGGTCTTAGAAGTTTTTAATTGAAATATAAGGTTTTGCTGTAACATCGATTTATGTCTTTACAAAGATAGTGTAACAGTTTAAAATGTATGACTATATGATGGTTGCGTTTGTTGGCTTGATTCGTAATGTTGAGATGTCCAATTAACCATGACGTTGGGATAAAACCAATTTCATCTCTTAATTTCAAGACAGGTTTTGTTTCTTGTATTGGTTCTCTATCTCAGTTTCATCTCTTTGTTTCAAGTGGTGATACTTTTGTCTTTCTTGAAAAATGCTTGGGTTTATAAACAAGTTGTTTTCCTTTCTACTTTTTTTGATAGTTGTGTTGATTGGAGTTCATATGGGGTTGGTTCTGTTTTTGATGTTAGATAACTTATTCGAGAAGATATTGCAAAGATCACTAGAAGAAGCCAAGAGTGGTGAAATTTTTTAAGGAATCTGTATAGAATATTGGCGATGGCCATTTCCTCTTTCGTATACAATAACATTTTCAGTATTTTATAATTTTCAGGAATGATTTTTTTTTTGTCTCCTTGACAGAAACTTGTGATCCCATTGAAGGATTAGAAGATTGCTGAGGAACTGCTGTTGGGAAAACTGCAAGGCTTATAGATACTTTAAGTGTCTAGATTACATTATAAGATGGCATAGAGGTCACATCAAATAATGCTGCATTAGGATTACCAAGTGGTGAAGAAGAATCAGTTTGTACCGGCGAATGTCATGAAGACAAGGATGTTGTAACTAGACTCTTGAGAGATATGCAAATATGTGATGCAAGAGCTGTGTTTGATTCGTATTTCCTAAGCAGATGGTTCAAGAAGTCATCTTCTCGTGGTGAATCAAGATTTGTGGCTTGCTTCTCGGGGTAAGCGTTTCGTTAGTTCTAACTTCTAACTATGAAAGCAAGTTTCTCACTAAACATCGTACTCAGTCCTCTTTTACAGGGACTCTCCGCTAGGGCTCTCCACCAAACAAAGAAGATATTAAGTCCCGAAAAGCCGCGTAGCTGCACCGCTCATGGCCGTTTGAATTTCTTTTCCTTTAGTTCTATGAACCTCCCTATCTCAACGTAAGTAACAAAGCAAAAAAACCGGAATGCTTTTGTATTCTTAACACGCATAACAAACTGAGAGTTAGTATATATGCAAAATGATTCATATTCATGAGTTTATTATGCAATACAACTTTATGTTTGGAAAAAAAACAACCAGAAAAAATCACCTTTGAATGATAATTGTTATTTCAACAACTAGGTTGTATGGGTAGATTTCGCCTCAAAATAGTACTGTACATATAGTAAAGACCTTTGTTTTTATTTTGTTAAAACATATAGTAAAAATCCTAGAAATACTAGCGTCTAATTTGTATTTGTCATTCCACATGTTCGACTAACATAAAATTTTGAATTGCATCCATGATCCATTTATAATGATGTTTGTTACTATAGAAGCATAGAATATAAATTGAAATATGTTGTGTCATTTGTAAAAGATATTTCGATTTATATTATTTGTATACAACTATTTTATGGAATAATAATAATCCATACTAATATTCTGAATTATGAAATTGTGTAACATATACTAATGTATAAAATTATTTGTCAAAATTTTAAACCAAATTGAATTGTGTTAACTAATTTGTTTGAAATGTATATCCGCAAAATGTATCAAAATATATTTTTATACCAATTAACATATATGTATGACAAAAACCAAAAATACAAGTATACTCTTAAAAAAAATAATATCTAAGCTAATATTAAATTGAATGAAATTTATCGTAAATTTTTATACCGGGAGCTTGTGGTCAAGTGGTAAGGGGAAGAGCTTGGGATGTCACCACATTTCAAGTTCGATCCACCTGTCATGCGAAACTAAGTTATATTTTCCTGGTCATCGTACACGGATATGAGCTACTGCTTTTAGGTCTATTTGAATACCCGGGAGATGATCTATCCGTGGGCTGCACCTCCCATCCGGGGGTTAGATATGTGTCTTTAATAGACCCGAGTTTAACCCTTTACTTCGTCCAAAACAAAAAAATTATCGTAAATATCATAGAATGTAAAGTTTTAGTTAGTGTTATGTTTTACTAAAATATATATCACCAATAAATTGAAAAAATCAATTATGCATCATTTTTTGAAATTATCAAATTCCAATGCTTTTTAACCAATAGTCTTTCAATAAATTCAATTAATTTTATTGAAATTTTCAGTTTTTGTATAGAAAACATAAAAAATCTATCTTTGTGAAACACATTTTTTTAAAAGTTATATCTTAATGAAACGGAAGGAGTATCACTAATCTTGTGAACCAAATATTTATATATATATATATATATATAAATTAAAATAATCACCCGCACGGTCAAGATCTAGTAAATCCTTATAAAATGATAGTAGTGAACACATCTTTGTTTTATTCTCTCTGATTGTATTACCCTAAATAAATATTCCATTTGTTTCAATGACCACATTGTAGGTAACTATGGTCCATGAATTCCATCACGGCACTCATTTCCCTTTCCGCCTCAATTGACAGAGACTTCTGCCTTCGCTTCACCTGACTCTTCCTCGCTTTTCTGAGCTTCTCTCGAGCAGCTAAAGCTAGTGACTTTGCCTAATCTGCTCTTTGTTAAGTTCTTGCATCTTCTTGGCTATTCATGTGCATCTCTCCTCTCTTGCTTCTTCCCTGTTTCTCTGAACTGACATAGCTTCTATACGTTGGGTTTCTAAGAGATATTTACCCCAAAAAAGTTCCAGACTTTCTATAAGATTAAATACACAGCAGAGCTAAAGAAGATCGATCTGAACTAATTAGTACAAAATAAAAGACTCACTAACCTCAAGATCTGCAACTTAAAGTTGGGGGCTGTAGCTTCCACAATACCATAATCACCCTACAAAGCAGCAATATGCAAAACAGTATAAGAAAACTATTAAAAAAGAGTAAAATCTATACACCATTCTTCAAATTTCTAGAACTCAAATCCACCATTGTATTAGAAAAATACAGACGATTGCCAGTGACCAACACAACTTTTGGTTCTGACCCATAGCTTTTCAATTTGTCATAAAATACGTAAGCTAATCCGTCAAAAAGGCTTACACATTCATACACATCCCTGCCAAGTCAATGAAAATAACATCTATGAAGAGATAAATAACGGACATAGTTTAAAACGATGACAGCCACTGAAGTTTCAACTTAGCGAGTACCTATCTATATGTAAAGTAAGAATAACATGCTGTGAGCTATGTGTCCGATCGTTGATTGTGCTCCTGATAGCAGTTAGCTCACCAAGTATATCTTGAAAGTTTAAAAGTCCAGTTCCGTGAATATAGTGGAAACTTGGTAAGGCCTTAGATATAGAAGATTTAAATCATACCTGGTAGTTTTCTGTTAGTATTTGCCAAAGACAATATCTGGTCGTAGTTACAGAACCGAATACATGAGAACCGAGAAAAACGGAACTCAGAAAGAGAGTTTATGAATTGATTCTGAAATTAGACAAAACATGAATAGAGCTAAAAAAAGAGAAGAAGGGTGGTGAGTTACCGAGAGACGGTCTATGTAATTGTTCAACTCAGCAACACAGTCTTCTTTATCCCATTGTCCTTTAACGAACTTTTGGGAGTACCATCTGCAGAATAAAAATAAAGGATGCAACTAAATGGTGTTGGAGAGATTTATAGAGCAAAAAAAAAAAAAGATTTATCATAAAGGGAAGTACTTGAGACGAAGAAGGAGGTTAACAATCAGTGGTCCAGATACCTCACTAAAGAACAAAAGACCACAGCAGAAATCCACTTGTCTGCGGGAAACGGTTCTGACAAATCTCTGAAACTGGGATTCCACTTGTCTGCAAAGAAAGAATATTAAGATAACATCATCCAATGATGGAGAGAACACGTACGGGGAAAGGGAAACAACCTTAGACATCCATTTAGTGACTTCTTTGACTCCACGGTGCTGAGATAGAGGCAGAACATAAATCTCCATACCGTTACAAGTATTGAGAACAGCAGCTTCTTCAAGAAAGATGATTCAAACTGTATAACTCGGTGATAGCTCGTGGCCATTCAGCTTTGGGAAAAGAAAGCTTCTCATGCATCTCAACAGGAGTTGTGTGAATGTTAAGGCCAATCACCCAATGCTGCTTCTTTCGTGTATACTGGTGATAATCAATCAGAGTTCAAAGCAGAACTTAATCCCTTGAACAAGTATACAATCTCTGTTATAGAAATCATATGCAATTAAACACAGCTCAGAGATTAAAGAGAAAGGTCAAAGATGATTGCTTTTACGACAAACTTAAATCAAAACTTCGAATAGCTTTTAAAACTTCCAACTTAAAAGAAACCCAGACGCAGAGACACGTACGGTCAATAGCATAGGTCTTGAGCTGCTCCAGAGCCGAGATGCTAGCTGGCTTGGACGGAGAAATCTCTCAACGGGCTCTCTGGCTCAAGACTCATCTTGACCGTTGTTCATCGGAAGATCACGAGTCCTGAGATGGAGTTAGAGAAGAAGATGGATCATTTGGATTCGATAACAGCATATTCTGCTTCGAGTTGACAAGGAAGGCGTTAGAAACAGCCATAGAGCAATCAGAACACAAAATTAGAAAACGAAAAAACAGAAACCGTCGTAAACTTGCCATCAACAGATCAGCACCCATGAAGATAAGTTTCTTAAAAGGTCCCATATCTTGCCATGGATCCGTAACAGATCAAGTCCGATCTTTCCAGAATTGAAGGAAACACGATACTCTCCCGATAGCAACCTAAGGATGAGGAGCCGTACAGTCAGAGCTACGCGGATAGAAGATGGAAATAAAACGACACTTCGACACTTTTTGTTTTATGGGTCAAACCTAAATGCCTCCAGCGCTGAAATAATTTGGGCCGTCCTAATATAAGGTTTTATAAGTTTCGGTATCATAAGTCATATCGTTTCGACTTTTTCGGGAAAACTAACGAAGCCCAAATGAAATAGAAAAATCAAGAGATGCCAGGTGGCGTGATTTGCCCCTATCTACTTGCTGACGTGGCAGCAGGAGATGAGAGAAAACTCCATTTTATTATTATAGATAGATATAGATAGATTATAGATGACCCAGAAATATTTTTTTAGAACACTGTATTTTTGTCTAGAAAAATGTAGCCTGTCTATTATTCTTCACATGGATTTCTATACAGTATATATATGTATATGCATATTTAAGGTTTCATTTACATTCAAGAAACAATGTTTATATATGGCAAACCGAGTATAAAGAGCGAATGGAAGAAAATGAGGCTTGTTCTTGGTCAACCTCCTCTTTTCTCTCTAACTAACTGACCTTTAGTTCTTGTTTTGCTAAAGAATCTCCCGTTTTGTTGCCTAATTTTGTTTTATCTTCTTTTTTTTTATCGTTCAGTAATCTTAATTATGCTTTCTACGATGGAGGTGATTCACATGTGACACATTCCTTTTACAAAATCCACCATGACCTTCACCTTCTTATCCAATAAGTCATAATTTGTAATCGAATTTGATAATCAAACTTTGATCCATTGTTCAATCTCTTTTCGATCACTCCTTTTGCCTCTGACAAAGTTTCAGTATTTGTACTCAAGAATGGCGAAAGACAACACTGGTCTTCATCACCAAACAGAAGCAAGAAGAAAGAAACTAACTTTGGTTCTTGGTGTAAGCGGGCTATGTATTTTGTTTTACGTTTTAGGCGCATGGCAAACCAGCAATGTCCCAGCTTCTTACTCCAAAATAGGATGTGAGACTCAATCAAATCCTTCTTCTGAGTCAGCTGACTTAGATTTCAAAAGCCATAATCAGTTTGAGTTCAAGGAAACAAACCTAACCATCAAGAACTTCGAACCATGTGACTTATCCCTCAGTGAATACACACCTTGCGAAGATCGACAAAGAGGAAGAAGATTCGATAGGAACATGATGAAATATAGAGAAAGACACTGTCCTTCAAAAGATGAGCTTCTCTATTGTTTGATTCCTCCTCCACCAAACTACAAGATTCCATTCAAATGGCCTCAAAGCAGAGACTACGCTTGGTATGACAACATCCCTCACAGGGAGCTCAGTGTTGAGAAGGCAGTCCAAAACTGGATTCAAGTAGAAGGTGACCGGTTTAGATTCCCTGGTGGTGGAACTATGTTCCCCCGTGGAGCTGATGCTTATATTGATGACATTGCTAGGCTCATTCCCCTTACTGCTGGTGGAATCAGAACAGCTATTGACACTGGATGTGGTGTAAGTTGTTCAGTTTCAATATTATATTCTTTTTTTTTTTTTGGTAATCATGTTAAATTCATACATTTTTTTGGTAATATTATAGAGATTTTGTTTTGAATCAGGTTGCGAGTTTTGGTGCTTACCTCTTGAAGAGAGACATTATGGCTGTGTCTTTTGCACCAAGAGACACACATGAGGCTCAGGTCCAGTTTGCTTTAGAACGTGGAGTTCCTGCCATAATCGGGATCATGGGATCAAAAAGACTTCCTTATCCAGCTAGAGCTTTTGATCTTGCTCATTGCTCTCGTTGTTTGATCCCTTGGTTTAAAAATGGTAAGTCTCTCCCATGTGAATGGAACTAGTCTCTTTTTCTCATGTCCATTAACAAACTAATTTTTTTTATCCAGAGGGTTTGTACCTAATGGAGGTTGACCGGGTTTTAAGACCGGGCGGTTACTGGATCCTCTCCGGTCCACCTATAAACTGGAAACAGTACTGGAGAGGATGGGAAAGAACAGAGGAGGATTTAAAGAAAGAACAAGATTCAATAGAGGATGTAGCAAAGAGTCTTTGCTGGAAGAAAGTGATTGAGAAAGGAGATTTAGCCATTTGGAGAAAGCCTATCAATCACATTGAGTGTAAGAAGCTCAAACAAAACAACAAGTCACCTCCACTGTGCACCTCGGACAACAACGCAGACTTCGCTTGGTAACTCCCATCTGGTCTAACTTTGTGGAAAAGAGTTGAAACTTGGATCTCTCTTTTGTTTTAGGTACAAAGACTTGGAATCTTGCATAACGCCATTACCAGAAACAAACAATCCAGAGGAATCTTCGGACGGTGCGCTCGAGGATTGGCCAGACCGAGCATTCGCGGTTCCTCCTAGGATCATTAGAGGAACGATACAAGACATCAACGCGGAGAAGTTCAGAGAAGACAACGAGGTTTGGAAAGAGAGGATGGCGTATTACAAGAAGATAGTCCCACAGATTTCACACGGAAGATTCAGGAACATAATGGACATGAACGCTTACCTCGGTGGATTCGCCGCGTCCATGCTGAAATACCCGTCATGGGTCATGAATGTTGTTCCGGTCGATGCAGAGAAACAAACGTTAGGTGTGATATACGAGCGTGGACTGATTGGGACGTATCAAGACTGGTGTGAAGGATTCTCTACTTATCCAAGAACTTATGATATGATTCACGCGGGAGGATTGTTTAGCTTATACGAAAACAAGTAAGTAGCGTTAAGTATGATGAGCTTCCGACTCAAAACTTTGTGCGTTATATATTATTTTAAGTTATTTACTTCTGATGTGAGTTTCTTATGTGTTGTAAGGTGTGATTTGACGTTGATATTGTTGGAGATGGATAGAATACTGAGACCAGAAGGAACGGTTGTGATGAGAGATAATGTGGAGACGTTGACTAAAGTAGAGAGGATAGCCAAGGGAATGAAGTGGAACACTCAGATTGTCGATCATGAGAAAGGTCCGTACAATCCTGAGAAGATTCTTGTTGCTGTTAAAACTTATTGGACTGGTCAGCCTTCTAACAACAACAACAACTAATGTTCTCAACTCTCTTTGGTCGTTTGAAGTCCATGTCCTCTCGTGTGTGTTTTTTTTACTAAATTTCTGTTTTCTATTTCTTTTCTAAACTCATGATGTTTAATGACGCAATCAGGTTCAGTAACAAACAATTTCAAGAAGACTTTTGACTTCACATACTTTATAAGTTATTATACTTTTTATTAGGATAAGATCTGCGCCTTGCACAGAGTTCAGAGTGAAAAATTATGAAAATATATAATATAATATATATAACATATCTATATTCGTATATTTGATCGATTATATATGTAATCACTTATGATTGATTCAAAAACTTTGCAATGCTTGGTAATAGACCATGATTTGATC
This genomic interval from Brassica oleracea var. oleracea cultivar TO1000 chromosome C2, BOL, whole genome shotgun sequence contains the following:
- the LOC106322590 gene encoding 60S ribosomal protein L9-2-like encodes the protein MKTILSSETMDIPEGVVIKVHAKVIEVEGPRGKLTRDFKHLNLDFQLIKDAVTGKLQLKIDSWFGSRKASASIRTALSHVSNLIAGVTQGFLYKMRFVYAHFPINASISGNNKSIEIRNFLGEKKVRKVDMLDGVTIVRSEKVKDEITLEGNDIELVSRSCALINQKCHVKKKDIRKFLDGIYVSEKGKIAVEE
- the LOC106319019 gene encoding uncharacterized protein LOC106319019 isoform X1 is translated as MATSYHRVIQFESSFLKKLLFSILVTVWRFMFCLYLSTVESKKSLNGCLRQVESQFQRFVRTVSRRQVDFCCGLLFFSEVSGPLIVNLLLRLKWYSQKFVKGQWDKEDCVAELNNYIDRLSILSLANTNRKLPDILGELTAIRSTINDRTHSSQHVILTLHIDRDVYECVSLFDGLAYVFYDKLKSYGSEPKVVLVTGNRLYFSNTMGDYGIVEATAPNFKLQILRNPTYRSYVSSEKQGRSKRGEMHMNSQEDART
- the LOC106319019 gene encoding uncharacterized protein LOC106319019 isoform X3 codes for the protein MATSYHRVIQFESSFLKKLLFSILVTVWRFMFCLYLSTVESKKSLNGCLRQVESQFQRFVRTVSRRQVDFCCGLLFFSEVSGPLIVNLLLRLKWYSQKFVKGQWDKEDCVAELNNYIDRLSILSLANTNRKLPDILGELTAIRSTINDRTHSSQHVILTLHIDRDVYECGDYGIVEATAPNFKLQILRNPTYRSYVSSEKQGRSKRGEMHMNSQEDART
- the LOC106319019 gene encoding uncharacterized protein LOC106319019 isoform X4 — its product is MATSYHRVIQFESSFLKKLLFSILVTVWRFMFCLYLSTVESKKSLNGCLRQVESQFQRFVRTVSRRQVDFCCGLLFFSEVSGPLIVNLLLRLKWYSQKFVKGQWDKEDCVAELNNYIDRLSILSLANTNRKLPDILGELTAIRSTINDRTHSSQHVILTLHIDRDVYECGDYGIVEATAPNFKLQILRKSGTFLG
- the LOC106319019 gene encoding uncharacterized protein LOC106319019 isoform X2, whose translation is MATSYHRVIQFESSFLKKLLFSILVTVWRFMFCLYLSTVESKKSLNGCLRQVESQFQRFVRTVSRRQVDFCCGLLFFSEVSGPLIVNLLLRLKWYSQKFVKGQWDKEDCVAELNNYIDRLSILSLANTNRKLPDILGELTAIRSTINDRTHSSQHVILTLHIDRDVYECVSLFDGLAYVFYDKLKSYGSEPKVVLVTGNRLYFSNTMGDYGIVEATAPNFKLQILRKSGTFLG
- the LOC106319019 gene encoding uncharacterized protein LOC106319019 isoform X5 — translated: MATSYHRVIQFESSFLKKLLFSILVTVWRFMFCLYLSTVESKKSLNGCLRQVESQFQRFVRTVSRRQVDFCCGLLFFSEVSGPLIVNLLLRLKWYSQKFVKGQWDKEDCVAELNNYIDRLSILSLANTNRKLPDILGELTAIRSTINDRTHSSQHVILTLHIDRVIMVLWKLQPPTLSCRS
- the LOC106326030 gene encoding probable methyltransferase PMT17, with product MAKDNTGLHHQTEARRKKLTLVLGVSGLCILFYVLGAWQTSNVPASYSKIGCETQSNPSSESADLDFKSHNQFEFKETNLTIKNFEPCDLSLSEYTPCEDRQRGRRFDRNMMKYRERHCPSKDELLYCLIPPPPNYKIPFKWPQSRDYAWYDNIPHRELSVEKAVQNWIQVEGDRFRFPGGGTMFPRGADAYIDDIARLIPLTAGGIRTAIDTGCGVASFGAYLLKRDIMAVSFAPRDTHEAQVQFALERGVPAIIGIMGSKRLPYPARAFDLAHCSRCLIPWFKNEGLYLMEVDRVLRPGGYWILSGPPINWKQYWRGWERTEEDLKKEQDSIEDVAKSLCWKKVIEKGDLAIWRKPINHIECKKLKQNNKSPPLCTSDNNADFAWYKDLESCITPLPETNNPEESSDGALEDWPDRAFAVPPRIIRGTIQDINAEKFREDNEVWKERMAYYKKIVPQISHGRFRNIMDMNAYLGGFAASMLKYPSWVMNVVPVDAEKQTLGVIYERGLIGTYQDWCEGFSTYPRTYDMIHAGGLFSLYENKCDLTLILLEMDRILRPEGTVVMRDNVETLTKVERIAKGMKWNTQIVDHEKGPYNPEKILVAVKTYWTGQPSNNNNN